In Paenibacillus hexagrammi, the following are encoded in one genomic region:
- a CDS encoding MBL fold metallo-hydrolase, translating into MTALVVMVSLAALLIAASYLILNYYPPLGSKDKGPSVYGSPHYAEGKFSYFLPTKMDMRLSTSLSMLFDFMKGNPNAKPKQPLRPERWIPQEHRDDQTRVTWLGHSAMIVEVNGSILLLDPMLGSAPSPFPFMGGKRYSKQLPFDIQELPEIDAVLFSHDHYDHLDYGTMMRIKDKVRRFIVPLGVKAHLVRWGVDADIISEHDWWDNLEYEGLSLTCAPARHFSGRSLGDRDASLWCSWVIDSGTSRIFFSGDSGYGPHFEEIGNRCGPFDLTLMECGQYDERWAPIHMMPEQTVQAHLDVQGKLMLPIHWGAFTLAFHDWTDPVERAVAAAEKQGVSIVTPRIGEAVQLGSRQLPRTKWWRAV; encoded by the coding sequence ATGACCGCTCTAGTTGTAATGGTTAGCTTGGCGGCGCTTTTGATCGCAGCTAGCTATCTGATTTTGAACTATTACCCTCCCTTAGGCAGCAAGGATAAGGGACCATCCGTCTATGGATCTCCCCATTACGCCGAAGGCAAGTTCAGCTATTTTCTTCCAACAAAGATGGATATGCGACTGTCCACGAGTCTGTCCATGCTCTTTGATTTTATGAAAGGAAATCCAAACGCGAAGCCCAAGCAACCGCTGCGTCCGGAGCGGTGGATTCCTCAGGAACACCGGGATGATCAAACTAGAGTAACCTGGCTGGGGCATTCCGCCATGATCGTAGAGGTGAATGGTTCAATACTGCTGCTGGACCCGATGCTGGGCAGTGCTCCTTCTCCATTTCCCTTTATGGGCGGAAAACGCTACAGCAAGCAGCTTCCTTTTGATATTCAGGAGCTGCCGGAGATTGATGCCGTGCTGTTTTCCCATGATCATTACGATCATCTGGACTATGGCACAATGATGCGGATCAAAGATAAGGTCCGGCGTTTTATAGTGCCGCTAGGCGTGAAAGCTCATCTTGTCCGCTGGGGAGTGGACGCTGATATAATCAGCGAGCACGATTGGTGGGACAACCTTGAATACGAAGGGCTGTCCCTGACTTGCGCACCGGCAAGGCACTTCTCGGGAAGAAGTCTTGGCGATCGCGATGCAAGCTTATGGTGCTCTTGGGTTATCGACTCAGGGACCTCGCGAATCTTCTTTAGCGGAGATAGCGGTTATGGCCCGCATTTTGAGGAAATTGGAAACCGCTGCGGTCCGTTTGACCTGACGCTGATGGAATGCGGCCAGTATGATGAGCGATGGGCGCCCATTCATATGATGCCGGAGCAGACAGTTCAAGCTCATCTTGATGTACAGGGCAAGCTGATGCTGCCTATTCACTGGGGAGCCTTTACGTTAGCCTTCCATGATTGGACGGATCCGGTAGAGCGGGCGGTGGCTGCGGCTGAGAAGCAAGGTGTGAGCATCGTAACGCCAAGAATTGGCGAAGCGGTACAACTTGGATCTAGGCAGCTTCCCCGGACAAAATGGTGGAGAGCCGTATAA
- a CDS encoding MATE family efflux transporter, with product MRDSTALESLPTWKRLSLYAVTWPIFVDSVLRMLLGTADVFMLSRISDLVTGAVGLANEIIIFCILMFGFVGIGTSVAVAQYLGAGREKEASRISALAITINMVFGLIISLALYLFGEPLMRLMHLAPDQVEIASRYLKLIGAFIWIEALSYAISSVIRSHGHTRDVMFVTLGVNIVHVAGNFLLIFGHFGFPEWGVTGAAVSTVTSRLLGLVVLLVILYRRIPIRIRLKDYVSFERQYVKQILGVGLPAAGEHLSWQSQHMMIVSFINIIGPAALSTHVYVMNISNYFMALGMAIGAGTEILVGHMVGAGEFQAAYHKLLRSLRISFVVTAVVVGIAAFLRKDFLSLFTDNPQIIAVGSSILLLSVILEPGRTFNLVVINSLRAAGDARFPVLLGVLSMWGVAVPLAYWLGVHTDLGLLGVWIAFTVDEWLRGLMMLLRWRSRAWEKKVLIKPAAEVEAVVAS from the coding sequence TTGAGAGATAGCACAGCATTAGAATCCTTGCCTACATGGAAGAGATTAAGCTTATACGCCGTAACATGGCCGATTTTTGTAGATTCAGTGCTTAGAATGCTGCTTGGAACCGCTGATGTATTCATGCTCAGTCGTATCTCGGATTTGGTTACCGGGGCCGTGGGATTGGCCAATGAAATTATTATCTTCTGCATACTTATGTTCGGCTTTGTAGGCATCGGAACTAGTGTAGCTGTAGCTCAATATCTTGGAGCTGGACGCGAGAAGGAAGCAAGCCGCATATCCGCTCTGGCGATTACGATTAATATGGTATTCGGGCTGATCATTAGTCTGGCGCTCTACTTGTTCGGCGAGCCGCTGATGCGGCTCATGCATTTGGCGCCGGATCAGGTCGAGATCGCCAGCCGCTACTTAAAGCTGATCGGGGCGTTCATCTGGATTGAGGCGTTATCATACGCGATATCGTCTGTCATCCGTTCGCATGGACACACCAGGGATGTCATGTTTGTGACGCTTGGCGTCAACATCGTGCATGTTGCCGGTAACTTTTTGTTGATTTTCGGGCATTTCGGGTTTCCAGAATGGGGAGTAACCGGTGCAGCTGTGTCTACGGTTACGAGTCGGCTCCTAGGGTTGGTCGTTTTACTTGTGATCCTTTATCGCCGCATACCGATTCGGATTCGCCTCAAGGATTATGTTTCGTTCGAAAGGCAGTACGTCAAACAAATTCTTGGAGTAGGGCTTCCGGCGGCAGGCGAGCATTTATCCTGGCAGTCTCAGCACATGATGATCGTAAGCTTCATCAATATCATCGGCCCCGCCGCGCTTAGTACCCATGTCTATGTGATGAACATATCCAACTACTTCATGGCGCTGGGTATGGCGATTGGGGCAGGGACGGAAATCCTCGTCGGTCATATGGTCGGAGCCGGCGAGTTTCAGGCGGCCTATCACAAGCTGCTGCGCAGCCTGCGGATCAGCTTTGTCGTGACAGCGGTCGTCGTCGGAATAGCAGCCTTTCTCCGCAAAGACTTCCTGAGCTTATTCACCGACAACCCGCAGATTATTGCCGTCGGCTCTAGCATTCTGCTGCTATCGGTGATACTGGAGCCCGGACGGACGTTTAATCTGGTTGTCATCAACTCGCTTCGAGCTGCGGGGGATGCTAGATTTCCCGTGCTTCTGGGTGTGCTGTCCATGTGGGGAGTGGCCGTACCGCTTGCCTATTGGCTGGGCGTCCATACAGACCTCGGCCTGCTGGGCGTGTGGATTGCCTTCACGGTTGACGAATGGCTGCGGGGACTTATGATGCTGCTGCGCTGGAGAAGCCGCGCCTGGGAGAAGAAGGTGCTGATTAAACCGGCTGCCGAAGTGGAAGCGGTCGTCGCTTCATAA
- a CDS encoding LysR family transcriptional regulator, with product MIHNMELYQVFYITAHAGSLSKAAEELFITQPAVTHSIKQLEAKLCCQLFIRTSKGVTLTTEGQALFTYIEQAYHFILNGERKMAEMQQLSAGEIKIGAGDSLCRHYLLPHLRSFHEAYPNIKIQVTNRTTPETVSLLKEGKIDMGIVNLPLSDHQINVQESMEIQDCFITGEAYKHLLDKPLSLQQLLEYPLILLEKGSNSRAYIDQFVMGQGFALQPEIELGSVDLLIEFARSGFGIACVVRSFVEQELANGTLYEIPLLSPPPPRQVGIATLKSTPLSAASKKLYEQLLGDPNEPKQNKQNRPITK from the coding sequence ATGATACATAACATGGAGCTGTACCAAGTCTTTTATATAACCGCCCATGCAGGCAGCTTGTCCAAAGCCGCCGAAGAGCTGTTCATCACTCAGCCGGCTGTTACCCATTCCATCAAACAATTGGAAGCCAAGCTTTGTTGTCAGTTATTTATCCGTACCAGTAAAGGCGTCACCTTGACGACCGAAGGCCAAGCATTGTTTACTTACATTGAACAAGCCTACCATTTCATTCTCAACGGCGAACGGAAAATGGCCGAGATGCAGCAGCTCTCCGCTGGAGAAATCAAGATTGGAGCAGGCGACTCCTTATGCCGGCATTATCTCCTTCCACATTTACGATCGTTCCATGAAGCGTATCCTAACATTAAAATTCAAGTGACAAACCGTACGACGCCTGAAACGGTGTCTCTTCTGAAGGAAGGAAAAATCGATATGGGCATTGTGAACCTCCCCCTCTCCGACCATCAAATTAACGTACAGGAGAGCATGGAGATTCAAGATTGCTTTATCACCGGGGAAGCCTACAAACACCTCTTAGACAAGCCGCTCTCTCTACAACAACTGCTCGAGTATCCGCTTATCCTTTTAGAGAAGGGCAGCAATTCCAGAGCTTATATCGACCAGTTTGTCATGGGGCAAGGCTTCGCTTTGCAGCCAGAGATCGAGCTCGGAAGCGTGGATTTGCTGATTGAATTTGCACGAAGCGGCTTTGGCATCGCTTGCGTGGTCAGGTCCTTTGTAGAGCAGGAGCTTGCGAATGGTACGCTATACGAAATTCCTCTTCTTTCCCCGCCTCCCCCTAGACAAGTAGGGATCGCTACTTTGAAAAGCACACCTCTGTCAGCAGCCTCGAAAAAGCTGTATGAACAGTTGTTAGGTGACCCCAATGAGCCTAAGCAAAACAAACAAAACCGGCCCATCACCAAGTGA
- a CDS encoding sensor domain-containing diguanylate cyclase: MFLWPYLFQLIPFLLLFYMAIEIYFRDPKNRLHRIAMIMFFLFSSLYFGQFLMNIVPLDYSALMSRYIVLSSSCMIMSVVIYFFGKLKGMSLVHRPIHVISLPPLFGLIVLFWNSPLTEVLVEQNGHWRIERYSVLVQATFAVIVLYTLICILTLLFLTIRAARKNSLSDQEKVRLKVIWRGTLFASLWVILINSLNVVTLQVFNMSMSPVAPYCIVVFALFIRYAMINYNFLSSAIRRYEILFKLSPNGIVLVDELGQMIEANDAYLQIIGVDAENTNWYRKRVTSFIQFEPSSHEATMTEAYVNRKSLLLELQIRNYRNELRSIQLNMDFIEIDGKIWTYMMVNDITQQQEHQEMLFRLAYHDALTGLLNRRRFYELLGETFQQTGAASSQVAVMLIDLDRFKWVNDTFGHSAGDELLITVAERLQAAAPVDAQIARLGGDEFVILLPRLDSEQDVRMLAKRLIEQLNQPVRLNGTSYEVTGSIGVSVARKGDTNPEAIMRCADTAMYEAKKNGRNRFNVHNGSK; this comes from the coding sequence TTGTTTCTGTGGCCATACTTGTTTCAGCTTATACCTTTCTTACTCTTATTTTATATGGCTATTGAGATTTATTTTCGAGACCCCAAAAATAGACTTCACCGCATTGCGATGATTATGTTTTTCTTGTTCAGTTCCTTATATTTCGGGCAATTCTTAATGAATATTGTTCCGCTTGATTACTCGGCGTTAATGTCTCGTTATATAGTGCTGAGCTCCTCTTGCATGATTATGTCGGTCGTGATTTATTTTTTTGGCAAGTTAAAAGGAATGTCGCTCGTGCACAGGCCTATTCATGTCATTTCGCTGCCCCCGCTTTTCGGCTTGATCGTGTTGTTTTGGAACTCGCCTTTGACCGAAGTGCTGGTGGAGCAAAACGGCCATTGGCGCATCGAACGTTATAGCGTTCTTGTGCAAGCCACTTTTGCCGTTATTGTACTTTATACGCTAATCTGCATCCTTACATTGCTCTTCTTAACGATTCGCGCAGCGAGAAAGAACAGCCTCAGCGATCAGGAAAAAGTCAGGCTGAAAGTGATTTGGAGAGGAACTCTATTTGCCAGCTTATGGGTCATTTTGATAAATAGCCTTAATGTGGTGACACTGCAGGTATTCAATATGTCCATGTCGCCTGTGGCTCCTTATTGTATTGTCGTGTTTGCCTTGTTCATTCGTTATGCCATGATCAACTATAATTTTCTATCCTCCGCCATCAGACGGTATGAAATCTTATTTAAGCTATCACCTAACGGTATCGTACTGGTGGATGAATTAGGCCAAATGATTGAGGCTAACGATGCTTATCTGCAAATCATCGGCGTAGATGCGGAAAATACGAATTGGTACCGAAAAAGAGTGACCTCATTTATTCAGTTCGAGCCTAGCAGTCATGAGGCGACGATGACGGAGGCTTATGTCAACCGGAAATCTTTACTGCTGGAGCTGCAAATAAGAAATTATAGGAATGAGCTGCGATCCATCCAATTGAATATGGACTTTATCGAGATAGATGGGAAAATATGGACGTATATGATGGTGAACGACATCACGCAGCAACAAGAACATCAGGAAATGCTATTCAGGCTTGCCTATCATGATGCTTTGACAGGATTGTTAAACCGGAGAAGATTTTATGAACTGTTGGGAGAGACGTTTCAGCAAACAGGTGCAGCAAGCAGTCAAGTTGCGGTGATGCTGATCGACCTTGACCGCTTTAAGTGGGTGAACGATACGTTCGGCCATTCCGCCGGTGACGAGCTTTTGATTACAGTTGCTGAGAGACTGCAGGCCGCAGCACCAGTTGATGCGCAAATTGCCAGACTTGGCGGAGATGAATTTGTCATTCTTCTGCCGCGGCTGGACTCTGAGCAGGATGTCCGCATGCTGGCCAAGAGGTTAATTGAACAGCTGAATCAACCAGTCAGGTTAAACGGCACGAGCTATGAGGTAACCGGCAGTATTGGTGTCAGTGTTGCACGAAAAGGCGATACGAATCCGGAAGCAATTATGCGCTGCGCCGATACCGCCATGTATGAGGCCAAGAAGAACGGACGCAATCGATTCAATGTACATAATGGCAGCAAGTAG
- a CDS encoding FMN-dependent NADH-azoreductase: MAKILYITAHPHDHQTSYSMAVGKAFIDAYKEANSGDEVEHLDLYSVQVPHIDADVFSGWGKLRGGNEFSSLSKEEQAKVGRLSELAEQFVSADKYVIVTPMWNFSFPPIMKAYIDSVCVAGKTFKYTENGPVGLLPDKKMLHIQARGGIYSEGPAADMEMGHRYLGIIASFFGIKDFQGIFVEGHNQFPDKAQQIKEEAIQRAQALAKSF; encoded by the coding sequence GTGGCTAAAATTCTCTACATTACGGCACACCCGCACGATCATCAGACCTCTTATAGTATGGCGGTCGGTAAAGCATTTATCGACGCCTACAAGGAAGCAAATTCCGGTGATGAAGTCGAGCATCTTGACCTGTACAGTGTGCAAGTTCCTCATATCGATGCTGATGTGTTCAGCGGGTGGGGAAAGCTTCGCGGCGGTAATGAGTTCTCGAGTTTAAGCAAGGAAGAGCAGGCTAAAGTCGGGAGATTATCCGAGCTGGCGGAGCAATTTGTCTCTGCAGATAAGTATGTCATCGTAACCCCAATGTGGAACTTCTCCTTCCCTCCGATTATGAAAGCCTATATCGATTCGGTTTGCGTCGCGGGGAAAACATTCAAATACACGGAGAATGGTCCGGTAGGTCTACTTCCTGACAAAAAAATGCTCCACATTCAAGCACGCGGAGGTATTTATTCGGAGGGTCCTGCCGCCGATATGGAGATGGGACACCGTTATTTGGGCATTATCGCCTCATTCTTCGGTATTAAGGATTTCCAAGGCATCTTCGTCGAAGGGCACAACCAATTCCCTGACAAAGCGCAGCAAATTAAAGAAGAAGCGATTCAGCGCGCGCAAGCATTGGCGAAATCGTTCTAA
- a CDS encoding protein kinase domain-containing protein has protein sequence MITVPGYKVLHTVYEDNYIWIAHAYSEAASRVVLLKMAKAGPRAIVENAKLMHEHEVLAPMQGPGILKPHSFFRQGTSVVLVFDIFHGIVLRNYLLTVPMEVEHFLQMAVQLCDILAYIHERDLVHMNVRPDTIIVRPQSLEVCLTGFSDSISMQQSMQVSMLEGSPPYMAPERTSIKRMRIDARTDLYSLGVTFFEMLAGELPFTAKDPLEWAHAHKAKRPPCLSAAYGIPAILAEIVAKLLAKAPSERYQSAAGIRADLQRCKDRWEECGSLASFELGMNDVPPRQEFEGEAAVNQGEGQALRESLLDVTGVPETVLAVGSMPILQGAESPFSGAYFGSMLDMAVVYKASQAITEDRSGSRAMHEILRICVEYAGASSGCWLDASTSNELTVAASLVAEKVGWSLQTTAVPLELAEHVCRDVVKDAAAAHAVVRLNHAALEGRYAENPYIVENKVMSVMCSPVIANDELIGLIYLENNVMPSAFHDGNERVWQMLMKQFMNAIRLLKAVEPGTLEQEPTLLTSREVEVLTLISQGMSSKEIGSRLFLAADTIKVHVRHIFEKLQVNRRIQAVAEARRRNLIP, from the coding sequence ATGATAACAGTTCCTGGGTACAAAGTGCTCCATACCGTTTATGAGGATAATTACATTTGGATTGCTCACGCCTATTCCGAGGCAGCCTCGCGTGTCGTACTGCTGAAGATGGCAAAAGCGGGGCCCCGAGCGATTGTAGAGAATGCCAAGCTCATGCATGAACATGAAGTTCTTGCTCCTATGCAGGGCCCCGGCATATTGAAGCCGCATTCGTTCTTCAGGCAGGGTACCTCGGTTGTGCTGGTGTTTGATATTTTTCATGGTATCGTGCTGCGCAACTATTTGTTGACAGTTCCGATGGAAGTTGAACATTTCTTACAGATGGCTGTGCAGCTGTGCGACATATTAGCCTATATTCATGAGAGAGATCTAGTTCATATGAATGTTAGACCAGATACAATTATTGTCAGACCTCAGTCTTTGGAGGTCTGTTTAACAGGTTTCAGCGATTCGATTTCCATGCAGCAATCGATGCAGGTCTCCATGCTGGAGGGCAGTCCTCCCTATATGGCGCCTGAACGCACATCCATTAAGCGCATGCGAATAGACGCGCGAACGGATCTTTATTCACTAGGTGTAACATTCTTTGAAATGCTGGCGGGGGAGCTGCCCTTTACAGCGAAGGACCCGCTCGAATGGGCTCATGCGCATAAAGCCAAGCGTCCGCCTTGTTTATCCGCTGCATATGGGATTCCTGCGATACTGGCTGAAATCGTTGCAAAACTGCTTGCAAAGGCGCCCAGTGAGCGCTACCAAAGCGCGGCAGGAATAAGAGCCGATTTGCAGCGATGCAAGGACCGCTGGGAAGAATGCGGCTCTCTTGCGTCATTTGAGCTAGGAATGAACGATGTGCCTCCCCGGCAAGAGTTTGAAGGAGAAGCGGCAGTAAACCAGGGGGAAGGTCAGGCGCTCCGAGAGTCTCTTCTCGATGTGACTGGTGTTCCTGAGACCGTGCTGGCCGTAGGCTCCATGCCGATTCTACAAGGCGCCGAGTCTCCTTTTTCCGGAGCGTACTTTGGCAGCATGCTGGACATGGCGGTTGTCTACAAAGCATCTCAGGCGATCACGGAGGATCGATCCGGGTCTCGAGCTATGCATGAAATATTGCGGATCTGCGTCGAATATGCTGGAGCTAGCAGCGGGTGCTGGTTGGATGCTTCAACATCTAACGAGCTTACTGTAGCAGCCTCTCTTGTTGCAGAGAAAGTAGGATGGTCGCTGCAAACCACAGCCGTCCCCCTTGAGCTTGCAGAGCATGTATGCAGAGATGTTGTAAAAGATGCGGCTGCCGCACATGCTGTGGTTCGACTGAATCATGCTGCCTTGGAGGGACGATACGCGGAAAATCCCTACATTGTGGAAAATAAAGTCATGTCCGTGATGTGTTCTCCTGTCATTGCAAATGATGAACTCATTGGACTCATTTATTTGGAAAATAACGTCATGCCCTCGGCGTTTCATGATGGGAACGAGCGCGTATGGCAGATGCTGATGAAGCAGTTTATGAATGCTATACGTCTCTTGAAGGCAGTGGAGCCGGGAACGTTGGAGCAGGAGCCGACCCTTCTGACCTCGCGGGAGGTTGAAGTACTGACTCTGATTTCGCAGGGGATGTCCAGCAAGGAAATTGGGAGCCGGCTTTTCTTGGCGGCAGATACGATTAAAGTGCATGTCAGGCATATATTTGAAAAGCTTCAGGTAAATCGGCGTATTCAGGCTGTAGCTGAAGCCAGAAGACGGAATTTGATTCCATGA